The genomic segment AAACATTACATTTACTGGGAGGTATTAGAATGATTAATGTAGATAACAAGTTACCAATGCAGTCGGTAGTTGGTAAAATACATAGTCCTTTAGGAAAAAGATATAGAGTATCAAGTAATGGAGAACCTAAAATGCTACCATCATTCGGTGGTATTACATATAATTTTTCTTTAGGTGATAAAGTATTTGAAATTAAGGGTGATCATGTTGAACCAGATATCTCAATTCGTAATGAAAATAGAGAGGAAAATGAATCATTAAATATGCTTGCATGTATTGGGAACGAAGCCAAAGTATTAACTGGTGAAATGAAAGGCTCAGTTGGACACGTTATAGGAAAACATGGTGTAGTTGATCATATAATGATTCATTTTAGTAAAGATATTAAAATGGAGCTCAATATAGATGATAAAATACAGATTAAAGCAATAGGGCAAGGATTAGAGATATCACATCAAAATGATATAAGAGTAATGAATATAGACCCTATCCTCCTTGAAAGAATCGCATCAGTTAATAACAAAGGTGAGCTTAAAGTCAATGTTTGTTGTAAAATACCTTCCTACTTAATTGGTTCGGGTTTAGGTAGTGATAATCCGTGTATA from the Vallitalea okinawensis genome contains:
- a CDS encoding DUF4438 family protein; amino-acid sequence: MINVDNKLPMQSVVGKIHSPLGKRYRVSSNGEPKMLPSFGGITYNFSLGDKVFEIKGDHVEPDISIRNENREENESLNMLACIGNEAKVLTGEMKGSVGHVIGKHGVVDHIMIHFSKDIKMELNIDDKIQIKAIGQGLEISHQNDIRVMNIDPILLERIASVNNKGELKVNVCCKIPSYLIGSGLGSDNPCIGDFDIMSDDRRELNKYGIQNLKIGDIVLIEDLDCLYGVCYYNRSKTIGVVVHGDSIQPGHGPGIVPIITTRVSNFDITHIDDANIMKYIGKE